A single genomic interval of Dromiciops gliroides isolate mDroGli1 chromosome 1, mDroGli1.pri, whole genome shotgun sequence harbors:
- the LOC122735577 gene encoding mucin-17-like isoform X23, with amino-acid sequence MEKLLQLVEGMHIEEMSSHQTLQPEPPRAQKRPLSPQAGLSSPKRKVVPRLEEKEPETVQGIDESKKEEKKKDIAGAGIERGASQAHSIRWPVESKNKYVHISLGDQDESPEFSQTGLALTETKLAATEMLSNTGDGATSSLSTRCSETKSVSAEIMHELSDDFSESEDSDTESLSSQCSDKRLTFIDIKSMATEILGESVETDKRAVSTKSELAGKGMLSESVAPDTGSSDSKCSDSKLAPPEGKATAKSVMPDHGSPDTNLLSSEPSETSTISLEDKAVPTKMLSEKVTPTTSGLSSQRSETRHDSPERKAVVSEVSESVSAAPSVSSDDGSETRCVSPERKPLVTEMSQTVSSDPSVSSESCESKCTSLESQSVATGKLSEAVAPDPSASSAEGLKTKRPSHKSKPVVTGELTESISPTSSILGSEESETRSVSPESKPLVSGRLSETVSPASSILASEDSETRGASPESKAIVGKMLSETLPRAPNVLTPECSEARCTSSESKPVVGELLSEKVSLPPVVLSSKCLETECAPAESKPVVSRTCSGTVSPVPKVLSTECSEARCLSSETKPVVTGMVSETRSLAPDVSCGECSDSVDIKPVVARIIPERLSPPISISSTEYSDAGYTSPERKPVVTGVAPGRLSPPISISSTEYSEASCASPEESKPIVSGLFPEVLSPAISISSEFSEGAYFCTDRKPIVAGTFSERLSLDTCASVSECSETSGTSPERKPIVAERVAARMSPAPIVLSSECSETSYASPERKPLVAGRYVERLSPSTSALYTEFSESSRFFSETRPAAAGEYSGRLSPDTGSFSSESSEASGASPERKPVIGRVYPGRLSPPISISSTEYSDPGGASPERKPIVSGLFSRRLSSPISISSTEYSDMGGASPERKPVISELLSERVRPVQTVLSSVCSDDRCISPETKPVVSGIFSGTLFSATSILASEGSESRCTSPENKPTVSGLFSETGSLPPDVLSTSCLDARCVSPGSKPVEGTMFSETLFSGTSILASEGSESRSISPENKPTVSGMFSETLFSGPSILASEGSGTRCTSPENKPVVTGMFSETLSPPPNIFSSESLDTRCISPENKPVVTGMFSETLSPPINIFSSESSDTRCVSPESKPVVTGLLSGRLSPPISISSTEYSDTECASPERKPVVGEMLSERLSPPISISSTEYSDTECASPERKPIVTGLFSERLPPTSSILPSLCSEIKFASIQNKPSVSGLFPEGLSPSTSFFTSQYSDTRCTSPDSKPVMARLFPQATSLLPSRYFETSDDSSESKAAETGRLSPCTSLFSSQSSETRFSSTERLPPISSLLPELVDPTTFILAAQCPGLRFASSENNPEGSAPSPEGLSPATGFVYPPSSETRAASSENNPEVSEVFSERLSPTTGIVSSLCFEKILASTGSKPVVSRMFSESMFPATGFLYPPESDPAVSGIFSERLSPATGIMSSLCFLTIFASTESKSIVSTVFSESVSPTTGIVSSLCFVIILASTESDLAIIGVFSEGLSPSTGITFRPCSETGAALTDSNSAGTGVFSGSLSPTGGITFPPCSETEAALTDSNSAGTGVFSGSLSPTAECLSPSTGITFPPCSETGAALTDSNPVGTGVVSEKPSPTAGITFPPCSEKGAALTDSNSAGTGVFSGSLSPTAECVSPSTGITFPPCSETGAALTDSGPVGTGVVSEKPSPTAGISFPPCLETGADSTGSDTTGIGMLSKSLSPTAESVSPSTDISFPPCLETGADLTGSDTTGIGMLSKSLSPTADISFPPCLETGADLTGSDTTGIRMLSKSLSPTADISFPPCLETGADLTGSDTTGIGMLSKSLSPTAGISFPPCLETGADLTGSDTTGIGMLSKSLSPTADISFPPCLETGADLTGSDTTGIGMLSKSLSPTADISFPPCLETGADSTGSDTTGIGMLSKSLSPTADISFPPCLETGADLAGSDTTGIGMLSERLSPIADISFPPCLETGADLAGSDTTGIGMLSDRLSPTADISFPPCLETGADLTGSDTTGIGMLSERLSPTADEAAMRTALPDDN; translated from the exons AAACTCCTCCAGCTGGTAGAAGGCATGCATATAGAGGAGATGTCTTCCCACCAGACGCTCCAGCCGGAGCCCCCCAGAGCTCAGAAGCGTCCCCTCTCACCACAGGctggcctgagctctcccaaaagGAAAGTTGTCCCTAGGTTGGAGGAGAAGGAGCCTGAGACTGTGCAAGGTATAGATGAGagtaagaaagaggagaaaaagaaagatattgcaggCGCTGGAATAGAGCGGGGAGCCTCACAAGCTCACTCTATCAGATGGCCGgtagaaagcaaaaataaatatgtgCACATCAGTTTGGGTGACCAAGATGAGAGCCCTGAGTTTTCTCAAACAGGATTAGCTTTAACAGAGACCAAGCTTGCGGCAACTGAAATGTTATCAAATACTGGGGATGGTGCTACAAGTAGCTTGTCTACTCGGTGTTCGGAAACAAAATCTGTTTCCGCAGAGATCATGCATGAATTAAGTGATGACTTTTCAGAGAGTGAGGATTCTGACACAGAGAGCTTGTCGTCTCAGTGTTCTGACAAAAGGCTTACTTTCATAGACATCAAGTCTATGGCAACTGAAATATTAGGAGAAAGTGTGGAGACTGATAAGAGGGCTGTTTCTACAAAAAGTGAGCTTGCCGGAAAGGGAATGTTGTCAGAGAGCGTGGCTCCTGACACAGGTAGCTCGGATTCTAAGTGTTCTGATTCGAAATTGGCTCCCCCCGAGGGAAAGGCTACGGCAAAGAGTGTAATGCCAGACCATGGGTCTCCTGATACAAATCTCTTGTCCTCTGAGCCTTCGGAAACTAGTACTATTTCCCTAGAGGACAAGGCTGTGCCAACCAAAATGTTATCAGAAAAGGTAACCCCCACCACAAGTGGTTTGTCTTCCCAGCGTTCAGAAACTAGGCATGATTCCCCCGAGAGAAAGGCTGTAGTATCTGAAGTGTCAGAGAGTGTGTCTGCAGCCCCCAGTGTGTCGTCTGATGACGGCTCGGAAACTAGATGTGTTTCCCCTGAGAGGAAGCCTCTAGTAACCGAAATGTCACAGACAGTGTCTTCTGACCCTAGTGTTTCGTCTGAGTCTTGTGAAAGTAAATGTACTTCCTTAGAAAGTCAATCTGTGGCAACAGGAAAGTTATCAGAGGCAGTGGCTCCTGACCCAAGTGCCTCATCTGCTGAGGGTCTGAAGACTAAACGTCCTTCCCATAAGAGCAAGCCTGTAGTAACTGGCGAGCTCACAGAGTCAATATCTCCAACCTCAAGTATCTTGGGCTCAGAGGAATCGGAGACTAGAAGTGTCTCCCCTGAGAGCAAACCCTTAGTAAGTGGAAGGCTCTCAGAGACAGTGTCTCCAGCCTCAAGCATCTTGGCCTCTGAGGATTCAGAGACAAGAGGTGCCTCCCCTGAGAGCAAGGCTATAGTAGGCAAAATGCTCTCAGAGACCTTGCCTAGAGCCCCAAATGTTTTGACTCCTGAATGTTCTGAGGCTAGATGCACTTCCTCTGAGAGCAAGCCAGTAGTAGGTGAATTGCTCTCAGAGAAAGTGTCTCTACCCCCAGTTGTCCTGTCTTCAAAATGTTTGGAGACTGAGTGTGCACCGGCAGAAAGCAAACCTGTTGTTAGTAGAACGTGCTCGGGGACAGTGTCacctgtcccaaaagtcttgtcTACTGAATGTTCTGAGGCTagatgcctttcctctgagaccaAGCCAGTAGTAACTGGAATGGTCTCAGAGACTAGGTCTCTAGCCCCAGATGTCTCGTGTGGTGAATGTTCGGATTCCGTAGACATCAAACCAGTAGTAGCTAGAATTATACCGGAAAGACTTTCACCACCCATAAGCATTTCATCCACAGAATATTCTGATGCTGGATATACTTCCCCAGAGAGGAAGCCAGTAGTAACTGGTGTGGCCCCTGGGAGACTATCTCCACCTATAAGCATTTCATCAACTGAATATTCGGAGGCAAGCTGTGCTTCCCCCGAGGAGAGCAAGCCCATAGTATCTGGCTTGTTCCCAGAAGTACTATCTCCAGCTATAAGTATCTCCTCCGAGTTTTCGGAGGGTGCCTATTTTTGCACAGATAGAAAGCCCATAGTAGCGGGCACGTTTTCAGAAAGACTGTCTCTGGACACTTGTGCCTCAGTCTCTGAATGTTCAGAGACTAGCGGTACTTCCCCAGAGAGGAAGCCCATAGTAGCAGAACGTGTAGCAGCAAGAATGTCACCAGCTCCAATTGTCTTGTCCTCTGAGTGTTCAGAGACAAGCTATGCTTCCCCAGAAAGGAAGCCATTAGTAGCTGGAAGGTACGTAGAAAGACTATCACCGTCCACAAGTGCCTTATACACGGAGTTTTCTGAGAGCAGCAGGTTTTTCTCAGAGACCAGACCTGCAGCAGCCGGAGAGTACTCAGGAAGGCTGTCTCCAGACACTGGTAGCTTTTCTTCAGAAAGTTCGGAGGCCAGCGGTGCTTCCCCGGAAAGGAAGCCTGTCATAGGGAGAGTGTACCCAGGGAGATTGTCACCGCCTATCAGCATCTCATCCACAGAATATTCCGATCCTGGAGGTGCTTCCCCTGAAAGGAAGCCTATAGTAAGTGGGCTGTTCTCAAGGAGACTGTCTTCTCCCATCAGCATTTCATCTACCGAATATTCTGATATGGGAGGTGCATCTCCTGAAAGGAAGCCTGTCATAAGTGAACTGTTGTCAGAAAGAGTTCGTCCAGTCCAAACTGTTTTGTCCAGTGTATGTTCTGATGATAGATGTATCTCCCCTGAAACTAAACCCGTTGTAAGTGGAATATTTTCAGGGACCCTGTTTTCAGCTACCAGCATCTTGGCCTCTGAGGGTTCAGAGTCTAGATGCACTTCCCCTGAGAACAAGCCCACAGTAAGTGGATTGTTCTCAGAGACAGGGTCTCTACCCCCGGATGTGTTGTCTACTTCGTGTTTAGATGCTAGATGTGTGTCTCCTGGAAGTAAACCCGTAGAAGGTACCATGTTTTCTGAAACCCTTTTTTCAGGGACAAGCATCTTGGCCTCCGAGGGTTCAGAATCTAGAAGTATTTCTCCAGAGAACAAGCCCACAGTTAGTGGGATGTTCTCAGAAACCCTCTTTTCAGGCCCAAGCATCTTGGCCTCTGAGGGTTCAGGGACCAGGTGCACGTCCCCAGAGAACAAACCAGTAGTAACTGGGATGTTCTCAGagaccctctccccacccccaaacatctTCTCCTCCGAAAGCTTGGACACTCGCTGCATTTCACCCGAGAACAAACCAGTTGTAACTGGGATGTTCTCAGAGACATTATCACCACCTATAAAcatcttttcttcagagagctcgGACACTAGGTGCGTTTCTCCAGAGAGCAAGCCAGTAGTAACTGGCTTGCTCTCAGGGAGACTCTCACCACCCATTAGCATTTCATCTACCGAATATTCTGACACTGAATGTGCTTCCCCTGAGAGGAAGCCGGTAGTAGGTGAAATGCTATCAGAGAGACTCTCACCACCCATTAGCATTTCATCCACCGAATATTCTGACACCGAATGTGCTTCCCCAGAAAGGAAGCCCATAGTGACTGGACTTTTTTCAGAAAGACTGCCTCCAACTTCAAGCATTCTCCCCTCCTTGTGTTCCGAAATAAAATTTGCTTCAATACAAAACAAGCCTTCAGTATCTGGACTATTTCCTGAAGGCTTGTCTCCATCTACAAGTTTCTTTACCTCTCAATATTCTGATACAAGATGTACCTCTCCTGACAGCAAACCTGTAATGGCCAGACTGTTTCCACAGGCCACGAGTCTCTTGCCTTCTCGGTATTTTGAGACCTCAGATGACTCTTCAGAAAGCAAGGCTGCAGAGACTGGAAGACTATCTCCATGCACAAGTCTCTTTTCTTCTCAGAGTTCTGAGACAAGATTTTCTTCTACTGAGAGGCTGCCTCCTATATCTAGCCTGTTACCAGAGCTTGTGGATCCTACCACATTTATCCTGGCTGCTCAGTGTCCTGGCTTAAGGTTTGCCTCATCAGAGAACAATCCTGAAGGATCTGCACCATCCCCAGAAGGGCTCTCCCCTGCGACAGGTTTTGTGTACCCTCCATCTTCTGAGACAAGAGCTGCTTCATCAGAGAACAATCCTGAAGTCTCTGAAGTGTTCTCAGAAAGATTGTCTCCGACAACAGGTATTGTGTCCTCTCTATGTTTTGAAAAAATACTTGCTTCCACAGGGAGCAAGCCTGTAGTATCCAGAATGTTCTCAGAGAGTATGTTTCCTGCCACAGGTTTCCTGTATCCTCCAGAAAGTGATCCTGCAGTATCTGGCATTTTCTCAGAAAGACTGTCTCCAGCAACAGGTATTATGTCCTCTCTATGTTTTCTGACAATATTTGCTTCCACAGAGAGCAAGTCTATAGTATCCACAGTGTTCTCAGAAAGCGTCTCTCCCACCACAGGTATTGTGTCTTCTCTATGTTTTGTCATAATCTTGGCTTCCACAGAGAGTGATCTTGCAATAATTGGAGTGTTCTCAGAGGGACTGTCTCCTTCCACAGGCATCACATTCCGTCCATGTTCAGAGACAGGAGCTGCTTTGACAGACAGCAATTCTGCAGGAACTGGAGTGTTTTCAGGGAGCCTGTCTCCTACAGGAG GTATCACATTCCCTCCATGTTCAGAGACAGAAGCTGCTTTGACAGACAGCAATTCTGCAGGAACTGGAGTGTTTTCAGGGAGCCTGTCTCCTACAGCAG AGTGTTTGTCTCCTTCCACAGGTATCACATTCCCTCCATGTTCAGAGACAGGAGCTGCTTTGACAGACAGCAATCCTGTAGGAACTGGAGTAGTGTCAGAAAAACCATCTCCTACAGCAG GTATCACATTCCCTCCATGTTCAGAGAAAGGAGCTGCTTTGACAGACAGCAATTCTGCAGGAACTGGAGTGTTTTCAGGGAGCCTGTCTCCTACAGCAG AGTGTGTGTCTCCTTCCACAGGTATCACATTCCCTCCATGTTCAGAGACAGGAGCTGCTTTGACAGACAGCGGTCCTGTAGGAACTGGAGTAGTGTCAGAAAAACCATCTCCTACAGCGG GTATCTCATTCCCTCCATGTTTGGAGACAGGTGCTGATTCAACAGGAAGTGATACCACAGGAATTGGAATGCTGTCAAAGAGTCTATCTCCTACAGCAG AGAGTGTGTCTCCTTCCACAGATATCTCATTCCCTCCATGTTTGGAGACAGGTGCTGATTTAACAGGAAGTGATACCACAGGAATTGGAATGCTGTCAAAGAGTCTATCTCCTACAGCAG ATATCTCATTCCCTCCATGTTTGGAGACAGGTGCTGATTTAACAGGAAGTGATACCACAGGAATTAGAATGCTGTCAAAGAGTCTATCTCCTACAGCAG ATATCTCATTCCCTCCATGTTTGGAGACAGGTGCTGATTTAACAGGAAGTGATACCACAGGAATTGGAATGCTGTCAAAGAGTCTATCTCCTACAGCGG GTATCTCATTCCCTCCATGTTTGGAGACAGGTGCTGATTTAACAGGAAGTGATACCACAGGAATTGGAATGCTGTCAAAGAGTCTATCTCCTACAGCAG ATATCTCATTCCCTCCATGTTTGGAGACAGGTGCTGATTTAACAGGAAGTGATACCACAGGAATTGGAATGCTGTCAAAGAGTCTATCTCCTACAGCAG ATATCTCATTCCCTCCATGTTTGGAGACAGGTGCTGATTCAACAGGAAGTGATACCACAGGAATTGGAATGCTGTCAAAGAGTCTATCTCCTACAGCAG ATATCTCATTCCCTCCATGTTTGGAGACAGGTGCTGATTTAGCAGGAAGTGATACCACAGGAATTGGAATGCTTTCAGAGAGACTGTCTCCTATAGCAG ATATCTCATTCCCTCCATGTTTGGAGACAGGTGCTGATTTAGCAGGAAGTGATACCACAGGAATTGGAATGCTGTCAGACAGACTATCTCCTACAGCAG ATATCTCATTCCCTCCATGTTTGGAGACAGGTGCTGATTTAACAGGAAGTGATACCACAGGAATTGGAATGCTTTCAGAGAGACTGTCTCCTACAGCAG ATGAAGCAGCAATGCGGACAGCGCTACCTGACGATAATTAA